A DNA window from Niabella yanshanensis contains the following coding sequences:
- the ilvN gene encoding acetolactate synthase small subunit, which translates to MKQQYTITVYAEDHIGLLSRICIIFSRRKINIDSLNTSSSEIDGIHRFNILIDETEEVVKKLVKQIEKQVEVLRAFYNTNDEIVWQELALYKVPTKEVAEKMVVERILRKYGARVVCVRPDFTVFESSGHTEDTEELVKKLSEYNLVEFVRGARVAIMKESEGFHKRLKEFEYKEPGEEVIENEFLEKGEKIFTM; encoded by the coding sequence ATGAAACAGCAATATACCATCACCGTTTACGCAGAAGACCATATAGGTTTGCTTTCGCGTATTTGCATCATATTTTCCCGCAGAAAAATAAATATCGACAGCCTTAATACTTCCTCTTCAGAAATTGACGGTATACACCGTTTCAATATTCTGATAGATGAAACAGAAGAAGTAGTAAAGAAACTGGTAAAGCAAATAGAAAAGCAGGTTGAGGTACTAAGAGCTTTTTACAATACCAATGACGAGATTGTTTGGCAGGAATTGGCGCTGTATAAAGTACCTACCAAAGAAGTGGCGGAGAAAATGGTAGTAGAAAGAATATTGAGAAAATATGGAGCCCGCGTAGTTTGTGTTCGGCCAGACTTCACCGTTTTTGAATCTTCGGGGCACACTGAAGACACTGAAGAACTGGTAAAAAAATTAAGCGAATACAACCTGGTTGAATTTGTGCGTGGTGCAAGAGTGGCTATTATGAAAGAAAGCGAAGGTTTTCATAAAAGACTGAAAGAATTTGAGTACAAAGAACCGGGCGAAGAAGTAATTGAAAACGAATTCCTGGAAAAAGGTGAGAAAATATTCACCATGTAA
- the ilvB gene encoding biosynthetic-type acetolactate synthase large subunit, with product MNTLEIQKEATSIPTKKTETMSGSKAVIECLLAEDTEVIFGYPGGAIMPIYDALYDYKDKVEHILVRHEQGGIHAGQGYARTSGRVGVVFATSGPGATNLVTGLADAQIDSTPLVCITGQVFAHLLGTDAFQETDVINITTPVTKWNYQVTDANEIPSVLAKAFYIARSGRPGPVLIDITKNAQIQQFEFPGYEKCTHVRSYRPKPIVRKEYIEEAAELINNAEKPFVLFGQGVILGEAEKEFANFIEKGNLPAAWTILGESAIPSDHPLGVGMLGMHGNYGPNVLTNECDVLIAVGMRFDDRVTGRLDKYAKQAKIIHLDIDPAEIDKNVKATVAVWGDCKETLPLLTSLLKEKDNTAWLNKFKEYAKEELEQCIQPEMNPEGDVMSMAEVLNALNELTNGDAVIVTDVGQHQMVACRYAKFNQTRSNVTSGGLGTMGFGLPAAIGAKYGAPDRTVVAIIGDGGFQMTLQELGTIMQFGAAVKILILNNEFLGMVRQWQQLFHDKRYSFVNITSPNYIMLAQSYGISGQKIDKRDDLKAALKTMLDHDGSYLLEVMVGKENNVFPMVPQGCSVSEIRLK from the coding sequence ATGAATACTCTTGAAATACAGAAAGAAGCTACTTCTATCCCAACAAAAAAAACTGAAACCATGTCGGGCAGCAAGGCGGTAATTGAGTGCCTGCTGGCAGAAGACACGGAAGTTATATTTGGTTATCCGGGTGGCGCCATCATGCCCATCTATGATGCCCTATACGATTATAAAGACAAAGTGGAACATATATTGGTTCGTCACGAGCAAGGTGGAATTCATGCCGGGCAAGGCTACGCGCGCACCAGTGGCCGTGTGGGCGTTGTTTTCGCTACCAGTGGTCCGGGGGCAACCAACCTGGTAACTGGTTTAGCCGATGCGCAGATCGATTCAACACCACTGGTTTGTATTACAGGCCAGGTATTCGCGCATCTTTTAGGTACAGATGCCTTCCAGGAAACAGATGTAATCAATATAACCACCCCTGTTACCAAATGGAATTACCAGGTTACAGACGCCAATGAAATTCCAAGTGTATTGGCCAAAGCGTTCTATATAGCACGTAGTGGTCGCCCGGGGCCGGTATTAATAGACATTACCAAGAATGCGCAAATTCAACAATTTGAGTTTCCCGGTTATGAAAAATGCACGCATGTACGCAGCTACCGCCCCAAGCCTATTGTTCGAAAAGAATATATTGAAGAAGCTGCTGAACTGATCAATAACGCAGAAAAACCGTTTGTACTATTCGGGCAGGGGGTAATACTGGGAGAAGCTGAAAAAGAGTTTGCCAACTTCATTGAAAAGGGTAACCTGCCAGCGGCCTGGACCATCCTGGGCGAAAGCGCTATCCCTTCTGACCATCCTTTAGGAGTGGGTATGCTGGGCATGCATGGTAACTATGGACCTAATGTGCTCACCAATGAGTGCGATGTTTTGATCGCGGTAGGTATGCGATTTGATGATCGGGTTACCGGAAGACTGGATAAATATGCGAAACAAGCGAAAATCATTCACCTGGACATTGATCCGGCTGAGATAGATAAAAATGTAAAGGCAACTGTAGCTGTTTGGGGTGATTGCAAGGAAACATTACCTCTTCTTACGTCTTTATTAAAAGAAAAAGACAATACTGCATGGCTGAACAAATTTAAAGAATACGCCAAAGAAGAACTTGAGCAATGTATACAGCCCGAGATGAATCCTGAAGGAGATGTGATGAGTATGGCTGAAGTGTTAAATGCTTTAAACGAACTAACGAATGGCGATGCTGTAATTGTTACCGATGTAGGACAACACCAGATGGTGGCCTGCCGCTATGCTAAATTCAATCAAACCCGGAGCAATGTTACCAGCGGTGGATTGGGTACGATGGGCTTTGGACTCCCTGCTGCTATCGGTGCCAAATATGGAGCTCCCGACAGAACCGTGGTAGCTATCATCGGAGACGGCGGATTCCAGATGACTTTACAGGAATTAGGCACTATTATGCAGTTTGGAGCAGCTGTAAAAATCCTGATATTAAATAATGAGTTCCTGGGCATGGTACGCCAATGGCAGCAATTATTCCATGATAAGCGTTATTCATTTGTAAATATTACCAGCCCCAACTATATTATGCTGGCTCAGTCATACGGCATATCAGGTCAGAAAATAGATAAACGTGATGATCTGAAAGCTGCACTGAAAACAATGCTGGATCACGACGGAAGTTATTTACTGGAAGTAATGGTAGGTAAGGAAAACAACGTATTTCCAATGGTGCCACAGGGATGCAGCGTAAGCGAAATCAGACTAAAATAA
- a CDS encoding DinB family protein produces MTKTQKYIIHCIEAARKGFIELTEGLTIEQLNKIPPGFNNNIAWNFGHISVSALALAFKASGVKPAIEIPYFKEYGKGTRPETDIDAEELRALKDYAVTAISMIKESLTGNEFSNATITPYTTATYGIPMTDIDEIIATIAMHDSLHYGIAKSLSRIV; encoded by the coding sequence ATGACAAAAACACAGAAATATATTATTCATTGTATAGAGGCAGCCAGAAAGGGCTTTATTGAGCTTACAGAAGGATTAACAATTGAGCAGCTCAACAAAATACCCCCGGGGTTTAACAATAACATCGCCTGGAACTTTGGCCATATCTCCGTATCGGCATTGGCATTGGCTTTTAAAGCATCGGGAGTGAAACCAGCCATCGAAATCCCCTATTTTAAAGAATATGGAAAAGGAACCAGGCCCGAAACAGACATTGATGCAGAAGAATTGCGGGCTTTGAAAGATTATGCCGTAACTGCAATCAGTATGATCAAGGAAAGCCTGACCGGCAATGAATTTAGCAATGCAACTATTACCCCCTACACAACGGCCACATACGGTATCCCCATGACGGATATTGATGAGATTATTGCTACTATTGCAATGCACGACAGCCTGCACTATGGTATTGCCAAGTCTTTAAGCAGGATCGTTTAA
- a CDS encoding ATP-binding cassette domain-containing protein, translated as MIVDIKNLSARYEAKNVLHNISLSIQPGENYVIRGESGSGKTTLGKVIAGLVKYTGELNIHLSPASALKPAVHFVESWYRFTNLEGDRNFYYQQRYNHQQKRDTVTIARELELYGKEHSLDIAALNELITTFSYAKVLDEQLFEISSGEHKKLQLIKALWLSPQLLIIDQPYTGLDVKARAHLNQVLNNYVEKGGTLTLISNDTELPDSINRAIFMKDGTLINSNTPLNLHEKELKPLPSFLLQRPQYTSHNIISMKNIRVRYDQKEVLSGVDWEVNAGERWLLQGHNGSGKSTLLSLITGDHPQAYANDIKLFGVQRGGGESIWDIKRRIGMISPEMHWYFDANATVLQSLASGFFDSNGLYRQLRYTQKQQLEELLQFLDLQDVKNELLSTQPLGKQRLALLGRTIIKNPQLLVLDEPCQGLDQQQTQYFNKLVDEISKNGVTIIYVGHFETQLPSSITHKLVLKNGKKVPGI; from the coding sequence ATGATTGTAGATATAAAAAACCTTTCCGCCCGGTACGAGGCAAAAAACGTCTTACACAATATTTCCCTTTCCATACAACCCGGGGAAAATTATGTAATTAGAGGTGAAAGCGGAAGCGGCAAAACCACGCTGGGGAAGGTCATTGCAGGGCTGGTAAAATATACAGGAGAACTAAACATTCACCTCTCACCGGCCTCAGCGCTCAAACCCGCCGTGCATTTCGTGGAAAGCTGGTACCGGTTTACAAATCTTGAAGGCGACAGAAACTTTTATTACCAGCAACGCTACAATCACCAGCAGAAAAGAGATACGGTTACTATTGCCCGTGAGCTGGAATTATATGGAAAGGAACACTCATTAGATATTGCTGCATTAAACGAACTGATCACTACGTTTAGTTACGCAAAAGTGCTGGACGAACAGCTCTTTGAAATCTCCAGCGGCGAGCATAAAAAATTGCAATTGATCAAAGCCTTATGGCTAAGTCCGCAGCTATTAATCATCGATCAGCCCTATACCGGGCTTGATGTTAAAGCGCGTGCGCACCTTAACCAGGTACTCAATAATTATGTTGAAAAAGGAGGTACATTAACCCTTATCAGCAATGATACAGAACTGCCTGATAGCATTAACCGCGCCATCTTTATGAAGGATGGAACACTTATAAATAGCAATACGCCACTGAATTTACATGAAAAGGAGCTGAAGCCCCTCCCTTCCTTTCTGCTGCAGCGTCCTCAATATACTTCGCACAACATTATTTCTATGAAAAACATCCGTGTGAGGTACGATCAGAAAGAAGTATTATCTGGTGTTGACTGGGAGGTGAATGCCGGTGAACGCTGGTTATTGCAAGGCCACAATGGTTCCGGTAAATCTACACTCCTCAGTTTAATTACAGGAGACCATCCACAGGCCTATGCTAACGATATTAAACTCTTTGGTGTGCAACGTGGTGGCGGTGAAAGCATATGGGATATCAAAAGACGGATCGGGATGATATCTCCCGAAATGCACTGGTATTTTGATGCCAATGCTACTGTCCTGCAAAGTTTAGCCTCCGGTTTCTTTGACAGTAATGGTTTGTACAGGCAACTGCGCTATACCCAAAAGCAACAGTTAGAGGAGCTACTTCAGTTCCTGGATCTGCAGGATGTTAAAAACGAACTATTAAGTACCCAGCCATTGGGCAAACAAAGACTGGCATTACTGGGCCGCACCATTATCAAAAATCCGCAACTATTGGTCTTGGATGAACCCTGCCAGGGCCTGGATCAACAACAAACACAGTACTTTAATAAACTGGTAGATGAGATCAGTAAAAATGGTGTAACTATTATTTATGTAGGTCATTTTGAAACACAACTACCCTCATCAATTACTCATAAACTGGTTTTAAAAAACGGTAAAAAAGTTCCCGGAATTTAA
- a CDS encoding DinB family protein produces MTKEYFKELADYNLWANNIACGWLEQLSDEYWRQHVVSSFNSIRETVLHIISAENAWLQRFHKKEKVDWLQATFNGTKDEHLALWRKTSTALKEFIDAFDEAKLNEPLAFKRLNGEAYSMPWYQLFAHAVNHASYHRGQLVTMLRQVGFSDLQATDLMIYYQNR; encoded by the coding sequence ATGACAAAAGAATACTTTAAAGAACTGGCAGATTATAATCTGTGGGCCAACAATATTGCCTGCGGATGGCTGGAACAGTTAAGCGATGAGTATTGGAGGCAGCATGTCGTCAGTAGCTTTAATAGTATCCGAGAAACTGTATTGCACATCATAAGCGCCGAAAACGCCTGGTTACAACGGTTTCATAAAAAAGAAAAGGTAGACTGGTTGCAGGCTACGTTTAACGGAACAAAAGACGAACATTTAGCTCTTTGGAGAAAGACATCAACTGCATTAAAAGAATTTATCGATGCTTTTGATGAGGCAAAACTGAACGAACCTTTAGCATTTAAGAGATTAAATGGTGAAGCCTATTCAATGCCCTGGTACCAGCTTTTTGCGCATGCCGTCAATCACGCCTCCTATCACAGAGGACAATTGGTTACCATGCTTCGACAGGTTGGTTTTTCAGATTTGCAGGCAACAGACCTGATGATCTACTACCAGAACCGTTGA
- a CDS encoding methionine aminotransferase, which yields MSLRNKHTASPVNIFTVMTNLARQENAYNLSQGLPDYPIASELSELLREAVTEGFNQYAPMQGLVPLRENISCTLNDRYNTGFCSPDTVTITPGATYGIYTAFAAIIEKGDEVIYLEPAFDCYLPAIEINGGVPVSVTLESHNNFAIDWEKIQNAISAKTKAVLINTPHNPTGYVWSQNDWDQLAAIIDGRDIYVVSDEVYDSIVFDGQRHIPGFLQPLFNDKIISIYSFGKAFHITGWKVGYCVASKAITEAFRSIHQYLTFSVNTPAQYALAKYLELYDAGEAGRTLQVKRNLLIDGLKPSPLRPLATSAGTYFQLYDYSAISDLNDVEFAQWLTTEHKVATIPLSAFYKTLQKDRIVRFCFAKKDEVIETATSILRHIR from the coding sequence ATGAGCTTACGCAATAAACACACTGCATCTCCTGTAAATATATTTACCGTGATGACCAACCTGGCCAGGCAGGAAAATGCCTATAACCTGTCGCAGGGATTACCGGACTACCCGATAGCTTCTGAGTTAAGTGAGTTATTGCGGGAGGCCGTTACGGAGGGCTTTAATCAATATGCGCCCATGCAGGGACTGGTTCCGTTAAGAGAAAATATATCCTGCACTTTGAATGACCGGTATAACACCGGTTTTTGTTCACCGGATACAGTTACCATAACACCCGGCGCTACCTACGGTATTTACACAGCGTTTGCCGCGATTATTGAAAAAGGTGATGAAGTTATTTATCTCGAACCAGCTTTTGATTGTTATCTGCCGGCTATTGAGATTAATGGAGGTGTTCCCGTGAGCGTTACCCTTGAAAGTCACAATAATTTTGCTATCGACTGGGAAAAGATACAAAATGCGATCAGTGCTAAAACAAAAGCTGTTCTCATTAACACACCGCATAATCCTACGGGTTATGTATGGAGTCAAAATGACTGGGACCAGCTGGCCGCTATTATAGATGGAAGAGATATTTATGTAGTATCGGATGAAGTGTACGACAGTATTGTGTTTGACGGGCAGCGGCATATCCCCGGATTTTTACAGCCTTTATTCAACGACAAGATTATTTCGATCTATTCCTTTGGAAAGGCTTTCCATATCACCGGGTGGAAAGTAGGCTATTGTGTTGCGTCGAAAGCCATTACAGAGGCGTTCCGCTCTATACATCAGTATCTTACTTTCAGTGTTAATACGCCTGCTCAATATGCGCTGGCGAAATACCTGGAGCTATATGATGCCGGGGAAGCGGGGCGTACTTTGCAAGTCAAAAGAAATCTTTTAATTGATGGATTAAAACCTTCACCATTAAGACCGCTGGCGACCAGTGCGGGTACTTATTTTCAGCTATATGACTATTCTGCTATAAGTGATTTAAATGATGTTGAGTTTGCCCAATGGCTGACCACAGAGCATAAAGTAGCGACGATACCTTTGAGCGCTTTCTATAAAACGCTGCAGAAAGACCGGATCGTGAGGTTTTGCTTTGCCAAAAAAGATGAGGTGATAGAAACAGCCACGTCCATCCTGCGGCATATTCGTTAA
- the ilvC gene encoding ketol-acid reductoisomerase, whose amino-acid sequence MANYFNTLPLREQLNQLGVCEFMSNDEFLDGVDALKGKKVVIVGCGAQGLNQGLNLRDSGLDVSYALRKEAIEEKRASWKNATDNNFKVGTYEELIPTADLVINLTPDKQHTSVINAVMPLMKQGATLSYSHGFNIVEEGMQIRKDLTVIMVAPKSPGSEVRAEYLRGFGVPTLIAVHPENDPEGKGLDWAKAYCVGTGGHRAGVLRSSFVAEVKSDLMGEQTILCGLLQTGSILSFDKMVEKGIDPGYASKLVQYGVEVTTEALKHGGVTGMMDRLSNPAKIKAFKVAEELKTIMRPLFQKHQDDIMSGEFSRVMMEDWANGDANLLKWRAETGETAFEKTPAGDIKISEQEYFDNYTLMVAFIKAGVELAFETMVEAGIKPESAYYESLHETPLIANTIARKKLFEMNRVISDTAEYGCYLFDQACKPLLADFMKTVDTDLVGKNFNEGKDGSVDNHELVEINEAIRSHEVEQVGTVLRKAMTAMKAIKTA is encoded by the coding sequence ATGGCAAATTACTTTAACACACTACCTCTCAGAGAGCAACTAAACCAACTGGGTGTTTGCGAATTTATGAGCAACGACGAATTTTTAGACGGCGTTGATGCATTGAAAGGTAAAAAAGTGGTAATTGTGGGTTGTGGTGCTCAAGGCCTCAACCAGGGATTAAACCTGAGAGATAGCGGTTTGGATGTTTCCTACGCGTTACGTAAAGAAGCAATCGAAGAAAAAAGAGCCAGCTGGAAAAATGCGACCGACAATAACTTCAAAGTAGGTACTTACGAAGAATTAATTCCAACTGCTGACCTGGTAATAAACTTAACTCCCGATAAGCAACACACAAGCGTTATTAACGCAGTAATGCCGCTGATGAAACAAGGCGCTACTTTATCATACTCGCATGGTTTCAATATTGTTGAAGAAGGCATGCAGATCCGTAAAGACTTAACCGTTATCATGGTGGCTCCTAAAAGTCCGGGTAGCGAAGTAAGAGCAGAATACCTGCGTGGCTTCGGTGTTCCTACCCTGATAGCAGTACACCCAGAGAACGACCCGGAAGGAAAAGGTTTGGATTGGGCAAAAGCTTATTGCGTAGGTACAGGCGGACATCGTGCAGGCGTTTTAAGATCCTCTTTTGTTGCTGAAGTAAAATCAGACTTAATGGGCGAGCAAACCATTCTTTGTGGTTTACTGCAAACCGGCTCTATCCTTTCTTTCGACAAAATGGTGGAGAAAGGAATCGACCCTGGTTATGCTTCCAAACTGGTTCAATATGGTGTAGAAGTTACTACTGAAGCTTTAAAGCATGGCGGTGTTACAGGTATGATGGACCGTTTAAGCAATCCTGCTAAAATTAAGGCATTCAAAGTTGCGGAAGAATTAAAAACCATCATGCGTCCTTTATTCCAAAAGCACCAGGACGATATTATGAGCGGCGAGTTTAGCCGTGTTATGATGGAAGACTGGGCCAATGGCGATGCCAACCTGTTGAAATGGAGAGCAGAAACTGGCGAAACTGCCTTTGAAAAAACGCCTGCCGGTGATATAAAAATCAGCGAACAGGAATATTTCGACAACTACACACTGATGGTTGCTTTTATCAAAGCCGGTGTAGAATTAGCTTTTGAAACAATGGTTGAAGCGGGCATTAAGCCGGAATCTGCTTACTACGAATCATTGCATGAAACGCCTTTGATCGCCAATACCATCGCACGTAAAAAACTGTTTGAAATGAACCGCGTCATTTCTGACACTGCAGAGTACGGTTGTTATTTATTCGATCAGGCTTGTAAGCCATTACTGGCCGATTTCATGAAAACAGTAGATACCGATTTGGTAGGTAAAAATTTCAACGAAGGCAAAGACGGATCTGTTGATAACCATGAGCTGGTTGAAATAAACGAAGCCATCCGTTCTCACGAAGTAGAACAAGTAGGTACTGTATTGCGTAAAGCAATGACGGCGATGAAAGCCATTAAAACCGCTTAA
- the ilvD gene encoding dihydroxy-acid dehydratase yields MSELNKYSKTITQDPTQPAAQAQLYALGLTEEDLKKAQVGIVSMGYDGNPCNMHLNGLAADVKKSVWGNDLVGFIFNTIGVSDGMSNGTDGMRYSLVSRDVIADSIETVAGAQYYDALITVPGCDKNMPGSLMAMGRLNRPSIMVYGGTIAPGHYKGQDLNIVSAFEALGQKIAGNLDEADFQGIVKNSCPGAGACGGMYTANTMASAIEAMGMSLPYSSSNPALSEEKRKECEEAGKYIRVLMEKDIKPRDIMTRKAFENAITVIIVLGGSTNAVLHLLAMAKSVGVSLTQDDIQAISDKVPVLADFKPSGKYLMQDLHEKGGVPAVMKYLLKNGLIDGSQLTVTGKTIAENLETVPDLDFTTQDIIYPLENPLKKTGHLQILYGNLAEKGSVAKISGKEGERFEGTARVFDGEKKLIAGLAEGRVKAGDVVVIKNEGPKGAPGMPEMLKPTGAIIGAGLGKSVALITDGRFSGGTHGFVVGHVTPEAFEGGLIGFVQDDDIIEIDAVNNKLTLKVSEEEITKRKANWKQPALKVTNGVLYKYAKLVKDASQGCVTDED; encoded by the coding sequence ATGAGCGAATTAAATAAATACTCGAAAACTATTACGCAGGATCCTACGCAGCCGGCAGCGCAAGCGCAGTTGTATGCACTGGGACTAACTGAAGAAGATTTGAAAAAAGCCCAGGTGGGTATTGTAAGCATGGGTTACGATGGCAATCCTTGCAATATGCACCTGAACGGATTAGCGGCAGATGTAAAGAAGAGTGTATGGGGGAACGACCTGGTGGGCTTCATCTTTAATACCATTGGCGTAAGTGATGGCATGAGCAACGGAACAGATGGAATGCGTTATTCATTAGTAAGCCGCGATGTAATTGCGGATTCTATTGAAACAGTTGCCGGCGCTCAATATTATGATGCATTGATCACTGTACCGGGTTGCGACAAAAATATGCCAGGTTCATTAATGGCAATGGGCCGTCTTAACCGCCCTTCCATAATGGTTTACGGAGGTACTATTGCTCCAGGTCATTACAAAGGGCAGGATCTGAACATCGTATCAGCGTTTGAAGCATTAGGTCAAAAAATTGCGGGTAATCTTGACGAAGCCGATTTCCAGGGCATTGTAAAAAACAGCTGCCCGGGAGCTGGCGCCTGTGGCGGTATGTACACCGCTAACACCATGGCTTCTGCCATTGAAGCGATGGGCATGAGTCTTCCCTACTCCAGCAGCAATCCGGCATTGAGCGAAGAGAAAAGAAAAGAATGTGAAGAGGCCGGAAAATACATCCGTGTATTAATGGAAAAAGATATCAAGCCCCGCGATATCATGACACGCAAGGCTTTTGAAAATGCCATTACTGTTATTATCGTATTAGGAGGAAGTACCAACGCTGTACTGCACCTGCTGGCAATGGCCAAAAGCGTGGGCGTTTCTTTAACGCAGGATGATATACAGGCGATCAGCGATAAAGTTCCGGTATTGGCCGACTTTAAACCAAGCGGTAAATACCTGATGCAGGACCTGCATGAAAAAGGCGGTGTACCTGCTGTAATGAAATATTTATTAAAGAATGGATTGATCGATGGCAGCCAGTTAACTGTAACCGGCAAAACCATCGCTGAAAACCTGGAAACCGTTCCTGATCTCGATTTTACAACACAGGATATCATTTATCCTTTGGAAAATCCTTTAAAGAAAACAGGTCATTTACAGATTTTATACGGCAACCTGGCCGAAAAAGGTAGTGTGGCAAAGATCAGCGGCAAAGAAGGCGAACGTTTTGAAGGCACTGCCCGCGTGTTTGATGGTGAGAAGAAATTAATTGCAGGATTGGCGGAAGGCCGGGTAAAAGCCGGAGATGTAGTGGTTATTAAAAATGAAGGCCCTAAGGGAGCACCCGGTATGCCTGAAATGCTGAAACCAACAGGAGCTATTATTGGTGCCGGATTAGGTAAATCAGTAGCATTGATTACAGATGGCCGTTTTAGCGGAGGCACCCACGGCTTCGTGGTAGGCCACGTAACACCTGAAGCTTTCGAAGGAGGTTTGATCGGTTTTGTTCAGGATGATGATATCATTGAAATAGATGCCGTTAATAACAAGCTTACATTAAAAGTATCTGAAGAAGAAATCACTAAAAGAAAAGCCAACTGGAAACAACCGGCATTGAAAGTAACCAATGGTGTATTATATAAATATGCCAAACTGGTTAAAGATGCTTCACAGGGTTGTGTAACGGATGAAGATTAA
- a CDS encoding O-methyltransferase, producing the protein MQDQAFNNIPAQYNSILVATRKLSFDMASDLQTGSLLSTLVASKPGANILELGTGSGLSTSWILQAMDSTAQLTTIDNNALLHEVATQNLADPRINFVLTDGYEWLKDYKGAPFDFIFADAMPGKYDLFEETFSFLKKGGIYFIDDMLPQPNWPEGHAERVEGFVEMLGQRSDLTLTKLNWSTGIIIIVKTEDINKL; encoded by the coding sequence ATGCAAGACCAGGCTTTCAATAACATTCCCGCGCAATACAACAGTATTCTGGTTGCAACCCGCAAGCTATCTTTTGACATGGCTTCCGATTTGCAAACAGGCTCCTTATTAAGTACATTGGTAGCATCAAAACCCGGCGCAAACATCCTTGAACTTGGCACGGGCAGTGGCCTATCTACTTCATGGATATTGCAGGCTATGGATAGCACAGCGCAGCTTACGACTATCGATAATAATGCGCTGTTGCATGAGGTGGCTACGCAAAACCTGGCTGATCCACGGATAAATTTTGTTCTGACAGATGGTTACGAATGGTTAAAAGATTATAAGGGAGCGCCATTTGATTTCATATTTGCTGACGCAATGCCGGGCAAATATGATCTTTTTGAAGAAACATTTTCTTTCCTCAAAAAAGGAGGGATCTATTTTATAGATGACATGCTTCCTCAGCCCAACTGGCCCGAAGGACATGCAGAGCGAGTCGAAGGCTTTGTCGAAATGTTAGGCCAAAGAAGCGATCTGACCCTGACAAAACTCAACTGGTCAACCGGAATCATCATCATAGTTAAAACAGAAGATATTAATAAATTATGA